ATGTAAAGGAATCATGTGTGCTCCCTGGGTAACTGGCGTCGTAGCTGATGATCTTGTTGTTGGTGTCACCCACAGCCTGTATATTTAGGGAGTGGAATTGTTTCCGGTTGACATaaatctcttcattttcctctgggGCCTTGATGCGAATGTGGGCTCCATCAATGGCACCTATCACTCTTGGAAAGTTACCAGTGCGTCTGAAGTCCTGCATAGCTCTGTTGATATCTATTGCTGTGGTTGGCATCTTTATCTCTTGACTGGCCTTTACACAAAGTACTTGAGTTACTTTGTCAATGGCCCTACTAACACTTGATTGGTCCATTCCAACAGTGTCTCCAATAACAGTTTGGAAGCTGCCACTTGCAAAAAACCTTAGTGCAGCCAGAACCTGGGTGTGAgttgggagtgcatgtgccctcctggttctcctttccaggtggggACGCAGCTCATCACAGAGCCTGATGATTTCTTGACGGGGAAATCTATACACCCGCAACAGATGTTCATCACTAACGTGTAGTGGGTCAAGTGGGTCCCGATATCTCCTTTCTCTGCGCAGTCTGCGATTGAAAACGTATACCGCAACATACTCCATCTGTGAAACACAGAAATAACCACATTACTAGAATTAAGTAGaacaacaccctgcccttcccagccccagtgACTCTTGCTACGCTCAAACAACGCTATTCATATGCATGGAAGCTTTAAGAACTCCATGGGATTaagaaatattgatgaaaacaACCCACATCACTGCCTCATGAGCCCAACCTTATTTCTCCATAACCAGCCCACGTATCATCGTAATTGTCCTTCATGTGACTCTTGCTACGCTCAAACAACAATATTCATATGCATGGAAGCTTTAAGAACTCCATGGGATTaagaaatattgatgaaaacaACCCACACCACT
This genomic window from Eriocheir sinensis breed Jianghai 21 unplaced genomic scaffold, ASM2467909v1 Scaffold51, whole genome shotgun sequence contains:
- the LOC126992858 gene encoding putative nuclease HARBI1 yields the protein MEYVAVYVFNRRLRRERRYRDPLDPLHVSDEHLLRVYRFPRQEIIRLCDELRPHLERRTRRAHALPTHTQVLAALRFFASGSFQTVIGDTVGMDQSSVSRAIDKVTQVLCVKASQEIKMPTTAIDINRAMQDFRRTGNFPRVIGAIDGAHIRIKAPEENEEIYVNRKQFHSLNIQAVGDTNNKIISYDASYPGSTHDSFTWRHCALKQRFLAGHFGDALLIGDSGYPLEPFLMTPVVHPTTPGEERYNQSHRRTRCIVERTFGILKSRFRCLHESGGSLQYDPEKTMKIATSCMLLHNYCVDRRIPYVGDLVQEEEVPVQPVRDNRQVPGQVVRQEIIRNFFS